The window TGAAAAAAAACGTCTTACTGTGGCTCAAATTTCACCCGTCAATAGAGATTTGTTATAAACCCTGTCAATATTGAGGTGATACTtaaccaaaaaacaaaaaataattattatcacctcataATTTGGATTACCCAAATAAATATAGTGCATGCAcccaataaaataaaaatcttatggaggaaggatttaaataataggagctgttcagattgatgccatttttaaccataccattgttttttttacaaagttgtcaaaaaaaatgtccacatttagtttgttgatattatcaaaattttgacaggtTTTCATATGTATTTATCAAAGTTAGGCATAAAACTAAATGTATGCATATTTTTagtaattttataaaaaaaaagtatgattTGAAATAGCATTAATCTGAACAACCCTTTACAACCGGAGTGCACATTCTATCAGTGACAGTGAACGcctcaatgttttttttttcttttctttttttgccaaACTGGTcacttctctaaaaaaatggaCTTCTGAAATTTCTACATCACAAAACAGTTTTGCAATCCATGCCTAGGCATATAATACGACCCATAGTCTTTGTCTATCATTAAAGGCAATCTTATTTATACAGTACGAAGTACCTTCGAGCTAAAGCTGGCTTAAGAAAATCCTATGGAACATTCTTTTGACAGCGTCAATGAAGCTCTTTGTAAATTTTAGGCCTCAAGCTGGCAAGCCGCGGGAAAAGGCGGTCCCAGAGTGAGGTCTCAGGTCAGGTCACCTCGCGCGCGTTGCGTTGCTGGACAAGGCCACAACCCACAAGGCCACAAGCCACACAACTCTCACCAGACACCAGTCGCCACTCGCTACCAACGGCTTTCGCGGTTTTGCCAGCTCGCGCACTGGCTCTCTCGCGCGCGCATGCCTTTCCGCCTTTTTACCGGGTCCGTACTCCGTCGCCGTCGGCTGCCAAAGAATCAGAAGCATCCAGTCCTGTCGTCGTCAGCTCATCACGAGaggatctagctagctagcaagacTCGGTCCACGGGGAGGAGAAACATGATGCGTCGATGGTTCCAGCCGCCACGGAatttagtagtagtactagtaggatTTGGTATGACAGTAATATATGGCAACATGTCATCGTGTTATAGCAGTGGTAATACTGTTAGTACGTGGCTTTACCTGATAGTAACGCGTATGTGTCCGTTACACTTTGTTGGCGTTTGATTCTCTTAAAGACGAAGATAAACATTTAAGTATTTCACATAAAACGGGGTGATAATAATgtgtaattaattgagtttttattcttacaaacttaaaaaaatagattaatctgatattttagagcaacttttataaAGAATGTTTTCGCACAAAATACactatttaacagtttgaaaaacgtgtcacgagtatccaaaattgtATCATCTGTTTGTAGAAGAAACGGAGTCAGACAGCCCCATAACCAAAACTATTTTTTCCCCACAAAACTGTTTATATAATTTCAGTATTtccaaaaaatagtttaaaggcTTTGGATGATAGGGACGAGGGCGTTCTCTGTTGTCATGTGCATGTATAGGTCTATTTTGAGTCCGGGCAAACTTCAACATAACTATGATACAAAATTTTCATCAGTAATTTACtcattaatattaaattttaatggagactagcaaaagtgcccgtgcgttgcaatagGAAGAGTATAGATCAGAAAagtatgcaattaattaaaatataaatttgctgaaatatttggtatttttaagtaagtatgtgtataattaaataaatttacaagtaaagcaagtgtgagaaataaaatataagggttaaatttaattttttaaaattctccatgattagttacgctctttggaattttattggaattttcagagcttaattgctaattttaataatacaaaaatcatttaataattatttaattagaaaaagaaagaaaatccttCCTTTTAAGTTTGGTTAGAAATAAACACATTCAATCACTATAATTGTaaatgcttctgaaaaaatgaagtactaaaaatgaacttcttttcttttacttcggcccgagggaccaaaaatagacttatttccagcCCTTGTCGGTCGGCCCACGGCCTTTTGGGTCGCGCGGGAGCACTTCCCCtccccaggccgcaacctgggcttGGGCCTGAAAAGTGGCCTCGCTCTCGATCCCTCTTGGGCCTATTTCAGCCCGGACGACGCCAGCCGTCTGATCTCTAGGGTTTTGATCAGACGGCCGAGCGTCGAGATCGGGGAAACAAAACCCCATCTCTTTCCTctgccgccgaaaccctagcccatttccttccctcccttctctctcttcgccgccctcccctccgcgcccccgatgctctctccctctctcgacCTTAcccgagcggcggtggcggcgcccttCCCCCCGAACGGCGGCCTTCCTCCCGCGAGCGACGCCCTTCCCCCCGAGCGGCGGCCTTCCTcccccggccggcggcggcggcacccacCCTGACCACCGGCGGtggatctagcgggaggggaggcagcggtggCGCTCTCTCCCACCACTGACGGTGGATCTAgaaggaggggagccgccggcggccaaccgtccttgcggcggcgacggtggggtgcggcggagacggcggaccGCTCCCGACAATGGCATCGGCGGCATTCGCGCTCCCTCGGCGACGGCCGTCCCTACGGCAGCGTCGACTGCGACGACGGCATGTGCGGCGTACGCGGGTAGATCCGTCAGCGGTGGCGGCAACCgcgggcggatccggcggcggtggtggcctcTTCTCCCTCTGGCGCAGTGGTCGCGGGTGGATCTGACGGTGGTGGCGTCTACTGAGGGTGGATCCAGGAACGGCGGCTTCCTTCGCCGTCTGTCTTCTCCGTCCGGCGCGGTTGTGGCGGCCGAGGGCGGATCCGGCAGCATGGGAGTGAACTTCTGTTATGTATGTtgtgattgttgttgttcttggatGATTTcgttattgttgttgttcttggatGTGGTGtatgttgttgttgttcttcttggATGATTGTGGTTGATTTTGGAGGCAAATAGTGATTGATTTTTTGGGGGGCGACGGACAAAATCGGACTGAAAAAGGCAGggtggttgattttttttttgggggcgaTGGACGAAATCGgactgaaaaaaaatcacacggATGGACCAATCGGACTGTGATGACCGGAAAAATAccaatatttatattagttatagatagatatagatttCTCCAGCGAGCCCGAGCACTAGCCGGGCAGTGGATCCGCTATTGGGTCTACTATCCAATTGCTCACCATAGTTGATATTTTATAACTCGAGGGCACTCACACTAATATGTCCTTAAATATTAAGcagataattttaaaaaaaaccaaaatcaaTGAATCTGATATAATAGGCATATATCATCTTGCAAAATTTCAATTCCAAAGtcgattaaaaaataagaagaaaaaaaattaaattcagtTATGAATGACAATACAAAACTATTTGTAGCTAAATTCGCGCcgcgagggggggaggggggcaagACGTGTACatttaattaaatttgttgTTGTATATTTGTGGTGAGACATACAAGACATAACATTTTAATCAATGAACCCCCTTCGACTTTTCATTCTGAAATTATTTGTCCAATGAGAATAAgctccttttttttaacttttttagaCCAGCTTTTAACGTGTTCGACTATCTCACTATGTCTTACCAGATATTGCACTTGCACATGATGCACACTGCCTTATCATAGGCATGCGTCGGGTCCTCCAACATTTCAAAGGTGCtcaacaataatttttctcaATATATGTTGCAATTTTTGTTTCTTCGATGTTCTACATATTGGTTGTTGGTGGCGCAATCAATTTTGTTGAATGTTGCATCTTTTTAAACATTTTTCTCCAAGTTATGAAACattatttttcaagcaacaaaacattgccctattttttttcttcaaatcggATGGATGCCCAATTTATTATTTCGTCCTAGATTAGGTGGCATACATTGAATTTTCTACAATGGAGAAGACATTTTGGTTACTTGTTGACACTTGGGCTTGGGTTCGATAGTGAGTTGGAGTGGATTTTTTCACGGCACACAGAAACGAGATAAGTCATTagaacatgattaattaaacgttaattattacaaacttaaaaaatggtttatttgatttttaaataaacttttatataaaaagtttttgaaaaaatacACTATTTAGTAATTTAGaaaacgtgctaacggaaaacaaTAGAGTTGTCACCCCTAAACTCACTGCCGAACAGGGCCTTAGCAGTTAGCACTATGGTGCATTCTATTAGGGTGAAAAATTGGATAAAAATTTGTCCAGCTGTAGATAATGAGAACTGCCTCAAAAGTGTAGCAGATTTAAAATCTACTAATGTCGGATGGCCCAACACCTACTCtgattttcaagaaaaaaaattaatcctcTCTAGGATTTACCACTTTTATAATATCTGTATGAatgagtcgttcaaaaaaataaaatctgtaTGAATAAGAGGCATTCCCTTGGCCAATACTACAATAGTACAGTCTGTTCTTTTCCGTGCAAGTTTCGTCCTGCAACATTCATGCGTTTCACCACGCATTAAGATCTATACAACCAACTGAAACAGGCAAGATCAGCTTGGTTCAGTGATGGAGATGGTGGCGTTCAAGTAAGCGATGCACTCGGTCGGCAGGCTGAGGAAGGTGTTCATGAAGACGTCATCAATGGGGTCGACGACGGCCACCCCTACCAGCTTGCATCTCCCTTCGCCGTCCATCCTTTCTCCAGTTCCTCGTCTTATGGCTCCACTGGACTCCTCGGAGGTCAGCGTTGTGTCGACGAACAGCGGCGGTGCTCGGTAGATGCTTCCAACCGAGAAGCAGAACCTCGACCTGAACTTCAGATCAACCTGAAACGAGCACGATCATTCATGATCGTGATTATTCTTACAGCAATGTCTCTGCTCTGTTTTTCTCCAGAGATTGTTCAGATGTTCTGCCTGACTGCTTGCCTGAAGAAATCTAGAGCACACATGCGCATAACTGTGACGAGACAACCACATGGATATTACCTGACCACTTGTTGGATCGATGTTTCCGCGGAGAGCCTCGGGCAAGATGTCGATCTTGAggaacggcggcagcggcagcccgAGGAACTTGGTCGTCGCGCCGGACATCGCCGGGATGTACAGGCTTGACACGTCGAACTCGACCAGAACCGTGCCACTATCCTCGCCGCTGCtggcgacgacgccgacgccgcggccgccctGGGCGTTGTACGCGAAGTCCGGGTACCTGGAGATGCCCAGCCGGCACCCGTCCCGCGTCCGGAACTCGACGCTAAACGTGCCTGCCTGAGCCTCCTGCGGCGCCGCGATGGCAGGGCTGGATCGTTGTTCGCCTTGCCCGGTGCACGCCACCGAGACGGCAGCGTTCTTCTTGCACGGGCGATGCAGGTGTCTCGGTGGCGCTCCGAAAGCACACGGTTTCTTGGGAATTGAGGGTTTTTGCTGGGCCCGAAGGTTCGACGAGGTGGTGCTGATACTGCCGGGCGGAGTCATTTGGAGGCACGCCGGCAgcacggccacggcggcgatggagaGGATCAGCAGCCGGCGCCGGCTGCCGGTTTGAAGGAGGCTGTGATTTGTGTGGCTGTGCCGGTGTGCGATGGGCCACGACCCACGATAGACTTATCCATTTCATTTTTtggtttccattttttttctctttttctggaTATGCCCTGAATTCATCATTTGGTTGAtgaaattttttcatgaatCGGAGTGTCAGAAGCTTGAGTGTTAGATCTGTCTTTGCTGCATGCTCAAACATTTTGTGCCGACTAAGAGCCGGGGAATAACAAATTTAAGTTGACCTATAACACgtatttctttttgtttgatgCGAAACCCGTATGGTCAAAGTAGAGAAGTATATCTATTGACTCGAACTGGAGTACACTCGTCATGCTTAGCACAGAGCTGAAATTCCAAGACTTGGTTTGTTTTGGATTTGGCTAAGGTCAAACATGAGCGATTCAACAGTCCAAGCCAATGATGCTTAGCTGGTCTTTTCGGCCGTCCAACGCTGCAAGTCTTCAAAGCCATACACACTTGCATACACAAGTTGAAGACTTGGAACTCTTGAATTGGCTGCTCTATACTACTGGGCGAAATTAGCTGGGCCGGTTTTGAGCATCCCACATAGTTTAGGCCTGGTTTTATGCTTGGGACTATTTAAGGTGGAAATGCAGCTGGTAGAAATGCAGTTTGTGTGAGTTTGAAGAAGCTAGAAAAACCAGTGACTGGCTTCTAATCTATTTTCTACTATTCTATAGTTATTACAAGTTTCTCATAATCTGGATgggacactttttttttttttttgagaattggACGGGACACTCTTCCAAACATACCCTTAAGGTTGTTGCTGCCTGCTGACGTGAACCGAACAAGGTAAGTTTTTTCTTGAGGCCCATCAAGTGAAATGTCTCCTTCTCAAATAGACCATTCTGAAAGTTCAGCCCAAAGGACTGCAATACGCTgtgaataagttcattttggtCCCTTAACTTGATAGCAAGTTCGATTTAAATCCCTGAACCGCAGTACCAGATACATTGGGTCCCTCAatgtcaaaaccagtgcaaataaaATCCCAAGATGGTTTGGATGACGGTCTCGGTTGACATGGCACCTAGGTGGCTAGTTTGACTTAGTCCTTGTCTTACATGACGGTAATGTGACACtggaagaaaaatataaaaatttaaaatcaaaacaaaatgtggggcccacatgccaatCAGACAAAAGATAAAAACTAGTGGGACCTTGTCAATGAGTCCCACCCTCTATCTCCGCGGACAATGGCGCGTCGttgcctccttctccttcttccctcctctcttctcgAGTTCTCTTGCCGGCTAGCTACTGCCGTCAACGACCATAGCAACGAGAGACATTATTGTCGGCATCCCAACGACGAGATCCATTTGAGGTAGTGCTCCCGAGGGCCAGCCACCGCTccaaccgccaccgccactgccaccgccaccaatgcatgagggagagaggaagatggCTGCGACGACAAGGAGGAAGGCTGCGACGACGAGGGATTCGTGCTCCGAGGCCCAGCTGTGGCGGATCCGCTCTCCTTACCATCACTGTCACCTTCCCTAGACACAACCGCCATCGttgagccgccgccaccgtcacctTCCTGAGCTGCACCCGCCGTCGCTAAGATGGATTTGTAGTGGGAGAaggcggggaggggggggagagaagggcagcggggCACGgttgtggatggatggatttgtGCCGATAGGAGGTGGAGATgtgggcggtggaggcggcttTCGGATGGTCAGGGTCGTGAAGGGTGGAGGATGACGAGCAGGAGGGATGCGTGAAGAGGGGCTTCTTGGCCGACTCCGGCGATTTCTTCCGCTGCATCAACACCCGTTTCGCTGGCACTGCATCCACTGCACTTCACACCTTCTCCTCCGATGTCTCTTCTCCATCCCACCAGTGTTGACTCTTGCGGCTGACATGCGAGGCTCACATGGGTCCCCCCTGTCTCAGCCGgttgacaagtgggtcccacatggaccccatcttttttaaaattatttttttatgtaattgatatgtgggccccacatgttttACTTTTTCCTGGATCAAAGTGcgacgtaagcgccacgtcaatccCACATAAGACGAAGACCTAGTAAAAAAggccacgtaggcaccacgtcagcTAAAGCCCAGGGATAATACTCCTGAGGGACCTCATTTACACTGGTTTGTAAGTTAGGGACCTGTTGTATCTGATTTtttggttgaaggacgaaattCGGATTCGTTGTCAAGTTAAGGGgcctcaaatgaacttattcccgtCAGAAGCCACATATATAGGCCGCGTCCTCACGCGGTACGGGCCATGTAGAACTAGAACCCATCTCAGCTCACCCGCAGTCGCGCGACCCTGGGAAAAAAGGGCCACCCATCAGtgccttctcctctcctctctcttctcttctctctctccgatcCGGATCTTCCTACCCACTCCGGCGAGCCCTCGCCGCGTCGCCTCCACGCGACTCGCTCCCGTATATCGGCGCTTCCCttagccgctgccgccgcccgcctatACCACCAGCTATATCCGATTGCCTCCTCCCCCTTTCGCGCCTCTGTCCCGCGCCCCACCAAACCCTAGGCGCGCCGCCCATGGACATAGAGACCGACGGTCGCTTCGGCAACAAGCGCGTGCACCACCGCCTCGGCCCGGCCaacggcgccgcctcctcgtccaccTCCGGGAAGGTCTGCATCCACTGGCGCGCCGGCCGATGCAATCGCTTCCCCTGCCCTTACCTCCACAGCGAGCTCCCCGAGGCGACAGCCAAGCGCCCGAgccaaagcggcggcggcgggaacgtCTGGAGGAATCCCCACTCAGGAGGTGGAGggggccgcggcgccggcggcgccgggggcccGAACAAATGGGGGAGGGGCCCCGGAGGTGCGGATGGTGGCCCGAGGCACAAGGTGCCCGATCGGCCCTGCAGGTACTTCCTCGCCGGCGACTGCAGCTACGGGGAGAAGTGCCGATACCCTCACTCCTACTCCATGAGCGATAGCATCACGATGCTTACTCCGCTCCAGGGCCACGAGAAGGTGCTCGCTTCCCAGATCAATGCGCTCGTctggtaaaaaaagaaaaaaaacctagcATTCTAACTCCAATTGTTGTGTATTCCATCAGGTTGTGACAGGGATTGCACTGCCGGCTGGGTCAGACAAGCTGTATTCTGGGAGTAAGGACGGAACTGTGCGCATGTGGGATTGCCAAACTGGGCAGGTAGCTGAGGCATCATTGAAATGTACCCTTCAGAGGCTCTTCTGTTCTGTGTGACATTACTTTATACTATCTGCTATATGGTCCTGTGTTAGTGTGCTGGTGTCATCAATATGGGACGTGAGATCGGGTGCATGATCAGTGAGGGGCCATGGTTATTTGTTGGGATTCCAGATGCTGTGAAGGTAGGGCGATTAGACCTGAGATTTGTGACTTTGCTTCAGCACTATTGGTGTAATGGTGTTCATGTGTGTGTCTATCTGCCTGATCTATTGGTACTTGGTATAGGTTTGGAATATGCAAACACAAGCGGAAATGAACCTTACTGGGCCAACGGGGCAAGTCTATGCACTCGCTGTTGGAAATGAGCTACTCTTTGCCGCAACACAAGTAAACTTCACATTCATTTTGCTTACGTTTGGTCCTAACATTTTTATTGTCGAATCATTCACTCGTGATGCCCTTGGTGCAGGATGGACGGATTTTGGCCTGGAGATTCAGCGCTGCAACAAATGGTTTTGAACCAGCTGCCTCTCTTGTTGGGCACCAGCTTGCTGTCGTTTCATTAGTAGTAGGAGCCATGAGGCTTTACTCTGCTTCAATGGACAAAACAATTAGAGTAAGGAGAACTTTTGACTCTTGGTTCACACCTATTCATGTTTACTCTTAAACAGATACACTTGCTGTTGGAAGCTCTGTTGCATATATAAACTTCCCCACTTAATTGCATCCATCTGTTATGTTTCCAATTGTTGAAGTTCACAGTGTATAATTTTGCATTATCAATAGATCTTTTATACTGTGCATATACACTTCTAGCTTTCTctaataaatttaaatagtacaTATTGCTAATTGATTTATCTTCGGGCAACAAGCATACATAAGTAAGTTGTTTCTTATATATTTTCTCAGAATAAATGCAATCAAAGCTGAGGTACAAATCTGCACCTGGTTTAGGCTACTACAGGCGCTGCAAGCTTGCATCATAATTTACTTAGGACATGCACTTGCATTATTCTACTGTTGGTTGACGTGCACATTTTGTTGTGATATGTCAACTGGCACGAAGAACATTTGCAACTAGTATTTTGGAAATTACTCATCAGCAGCACTATAAATCACCAGTACCAAGAATTGCTCCTGTTATAAACTTATAATACATACAAATGGTCCCTCGTGGCATGGTCCCAATATTATTGAAAATCTCTATGTTATATTTGAATACTGGAATGTTATTTTCATGGTGCGATGATTGTAAGTTTTCCTAGTAATTTTGGTCCCTTCAATCTTAACATAGCTTGAGTTACCTATTCTGTTTTGATGTACATGTATTGTCGTATGGATTCATTTTTAAGGGATATTATCTACTTATTTCCACTTTCCGGGAGGTATTTTTGAGGTATAGGTTTTCTTAGTGTTAATCATGGGGTATATACTCAATCCTGGTTACAAGTATGGTGAAAATACTCGTTTTGTttatcatcatatatttttctgcatatatgttttctttccATTCGATTGCACATACGTCGTTCCATAAGATGAGAATGATGTTCTATTCACTTTACAAATAGTAATGACAGAAGGCATAATATTTCAGGTGTGGGATTTGGCAACACTGCAGTGCATACAGACTCTTTCTGATCATACAGGTGTTGTTATGTCTGTATTGTGTTGGGATCAATTCCTATTATCATGTTCCTTGGATCAAACAATAAAAGTTAGTCTCTGTCCTTGACTTTATGTTGTTTAATAATTTTGCAGATATGTCTTCACATTCCATATCTTACCCTTTTCATTGCATTTCACACTCGTTCATTTTGTTCCTGTTCTTCTAACATCATATCTGTAATCACGTTTTATCCTTTCAGTGCATTCATACTTCTACGCTGTGTTTCTCTTCAGGTTTGGGCAGCTACAGAAAGTGGAAGCTTGGAAGTAACATATACACACAAAGAGGAGCATGTATGTGACTCGATACTCAATACTCTTAATAAGCGATTGCACAGGGGTTATGTTCTGTTACACCCTGATGTACTAAATCCTTATTATATTTAATTTGTTCATTTTCACAAAAACATGTTACCCTTTCTGGCGAACTTCTAGACAGTACCATTTTATGGTTTTATGTAATGGGTGTCATCTCCCGCCCTGTTTATTATGGAATATAAATAATACTGATCAGTGATCCTGTTTATACTCCTTTGAACTTACCGTT of the Oryza sativa Japonica Group chromosome 2, ASM3414082v1 genome contains:
- the LOC4330307 gene encoding uncharacterized LOC4330307; translation: MTPPGSISTTSSNLRAQQKPSIPKKPCAFGAPPRHLHRPCKKNAAVSVACTGQGEQRSSPAIAAPQEAQAGTFSVEFRTRDGCRLGISRYPDFAYNAQGGRGVGVVASSGEDSGTVLVEFDVSSLYIPAMSGATTKFLGLPLPPFLKIDILPEALRGNIDPTSGQVDLKFRSRFCFSVGSIYRAPPLFVDTTLTSEESSGAIRRGTGERMDGEGRCKLVGVAVVDPIDDVFMNTFLSLPTECIAYLNATISITEPS
- the LOC9271844 gene encoding zinc finger CCCH domain-containing protein 17, coding for MDIETDGRFGNKRVHHRLGPANGAASSSTSGKVCIHWRAGRCNRFPCPYLHSELPEATAKRPSQSGGGGNVWRNPHSGGGGGRGAGGAGGPNKWGRGPGGADGGPRHKVPDRPCRYFLAGDCSYGEKCRYPHSYSMSDSITMLTPLQGHEKVVTGIALPAGSDKLYSGSKDGTVRMWDCQTGQCAGVINMGREIGCMISEGPWLFVGIPDAVKVWNMQTQAEMNLTGPTGQVYALAVGNELLFAATQDGRILAWRFSAATNGFEPAASLVGHQLAVVSLVVGAMRLYSASMDKTIRVWDLATLQCIQTLSDHTGVVMSVLCWDQFLLSCSLDQTIKVWAATESGSLEVTYTHKEEHGALALSGMPDAQSKPVLLCSLNDNTVRLYDLPSFSDRGRIFSKQEIRAIQVGPSGLFFTGDGTGELKVWQWVIDGSQTK